A window of Ooceraea biroi isolate clonal line C1 chromosome 9, Obir_v5.4, whole genome shotgun sequence genomic DNA:
GCGatcggagagaaaaaaatagtgCAGCGGCAATGGGCGCACGcacgcgctcgctcgtttcTTCCTCCCCGTCTCTCCTGCCGTTCTCAGGATCACTCCGAATCTCATTTAACCCTTTCGCTCGTGACGCTGACCGTAGTCGTCATCCATGAAATAGCCTATAGACTTgatacaaatttaaataaatattggttttatataaattccgTTTCGCTCTTGTGCAtggaaaatttcatctttactaaaatataaatgtaaaaagatataaaaatgtatgatacatgtaaatagcttaaataatataatataaaaataagagtatataataaaataattaaaagtggagtgcataaattaaaaacgTGATTCTACTGCTGAGATGCATGGCTCTTGCGATCTACGTTATCGTACGTTGTAATGTTCGATTTGCCCTATTTGATCAATGTTGCCGTAGGGGAAGGGTGGGAACATCAAATAGGACGTGAAGGGCTCTTCTTTTGCCGTCTGCATCCGCAAATGTGCATCTAATCTTTTCGTCTGTTCGCCTCGCGCTCTTTCTCGCCCGTAGAGCGAATCGCGACTTAGCGTTATAAGCGCGGCAGGTAGATTGTACGCATAATAAATGTACGCCCTTGATATGCGACTCCCTGAGTGGTTCTCCgtgtgataataaaaaaaagcaaaaaatcCCCCGACTTCGGAATGTCACTGTTGCGTTCGATCGGAGCGCATTGCCGCTGGTGCATTGCCGGCACGAGTTGGTACGCGCAATGCAGAACGATCGGCTCCATTTCCGGTTCTATCTTGTAACTTTGAGCAACCTCCGGCAAATAcgaattgaaagaaaaaagaatcgacTGACACGGAGAAACAAATTAATCTTTTCCGGTCCAACGAGCAGTATTTTGACTCTGTGAGCTTAATGtcgcacacatacgcgcgaAGGAAGTTGAAACGTTCGCTAATAATTTGCAACACTGACAAGGTTTCTTGTCAGTAATTAACATCGGAATTTATTAACCCAGttttgagatatcattttCGGATTTGCATTGGCTATACAAAACTACtacaaaatgttttctctccaattatatatgttttacataactagatgtatataatatacataaaaaggcgtgatttcttcaatattttcacaCTAGCAGACGCAGTCGTTTCTGCCAATCGCCGAGCTCTCCGCAATTTTATTCAACTTTTATTGCGAGTTTTtgaattaattgcaaaatagaGACGATTGTCCTCGGCTTCATTCGCAACAATCGTGATAATGACTTATATCTCTTTATAAAACTGGCAACGTGCTAGAAATACACCCGGGCTTTTAAATAACCAGGTCGCGGCCAGCGTAAAAGCTCGGGAAATGGATCACCAGCGTGACCAGAAAGCTCTGTGGCTTTCCTGAAAAGGGGTTGGAAGGAACGAACGAAATATGTCATAAAGAGGGATCTCGAGTCCCTACGAAGACCACCCTCGCAGTCTGGCTCTCAGTCAGACGGACTTTAGGGCAAGAAACATTGACTATCTAGAAGGATCGGGGtgacagaaaaagaagagattaTCGTGATACAAGTGCAAGACTTTTTGTCACGCGACTCTTTAATCTGTGCGTAACAAATAATTCGCTCTCGGTTCAATTTCAAGCGCGATTAATCGTAATCGGGATCGGTTACGGTTCTGtcaatttatagaaataaattctcATTACATCCGAAGtgttaataaattcaaaattcaaGTATCCGCCGCAAAAAGATCCGGCGAGTGTTCACGAGCAAATTCGTTCTGCAtgcgcgacgacgatgactaTAGTTCGCTACGAACTCGGTTATTGCGCATTTCTGAATGGATTGTAACAAAAACTTTCTATCTTAACCGGTTCATGTCGGTTTAGAAGACAACCTTGGTTtcggaatatatatttattatagttcCCTTGTGCAGATTTGAATGCGGCCGCAATCCGCGTTTTTTGGATTCGTCGATTATGAGCATTAGATAATAATGTATaggcatattatatatttatatctttttcttttttattatttaattactccGCATGAGTCTGGCTGGGGGGAAAAATACGATCGAGGCTGTCACAGTAAATTACCGGCACGCGCACCACGGCATAACGACGGCATTATGATGGATGTCGTTAAAACCATATCCTTGTTCTGCGCATGATGTGCATGGGAACGAAGAATGAAATACCTCGTCtttgtgaatatttttaacaaagcgTAACGGTTACTCCTGTAATTGCTTCCTGCAACCACCGATAATTTGTCGGcattattctatttttcgcGCAATTATTCTATTTTCCACGTAAACATCTTTAAcaattctttctatttctgATCGGCAATCCTCGATGCGCGCCGTTTCGGCGCGCAGAATATACGCGCGTCCCTGTAGTCCCGCGATTTCGGAAAATCGCGAGAAAAATGCATgaaaaaaaaggggaaaagcCGCGTAATCTTGTGGGAGTGGTGAAATAAATCCCACGAGCTGACACACTAACGGCCAGATAAAAATCTGGCCTTGCATCGCAGGTGTGGTCTGGTGTGCAGAATAATTTTTCCGCCGCCGCTTAACGTCGTGTTGCGATACGTCTAATGACGACTTATCGGCCAGTTCTCGTTCATTATGGAAACAGAGCCTGAAATTGCATATCGCAAATTAATGGACTCGAAGATACATTATCTCCCGGCGCGCTGTTCCAACTTCTTCGTGCAATCCTTGCGAGAAACGACGAGTGATTGATTAACGAGCGGAAATCCTTGCGACGAGCAGATGCATGGTTCGCGCTTGCTTCAGCATCGGAAATTCGTTGGTGTAAATCGTCGTTAGACTCGCTCGTAGACCGAGATCTCGTTTGACATGTCTTCGTATCCGACTCGCCAGACAGGAAGAATGCCTTTAATCGTCCGCAGTCTTCGGCGACCTTCCTCAAATGGTGCGGCTGAAGTTCGAAGTTTAAGGAAGACAACCGCGCGCACTTTCCGGGTCGATAGACTTCTACTTCGCCGTTATGAGTCAGATAAGTGCAAGAGTGAAGTAATCGACCTTAGATCAGCCTCGTCGGGAGACTGTTGCTTTTCCGCCGCGCAAGGTTACTCAATTCCGCTTTTACGGTGCTTTTCGAAGTAGGAAGTCTAGTGACGCAACTGCACCTGCCCTTGTTCCAGATCGTGTCTTTATGTTACTACATGCCGATATCCGAtatccgaaaaaaaaaaaacggttACTCGAGCCCGGGATATTCGGGGTGCTCGTTTCAAATTTTTCGCGGCGTCTTGCCCGGCATGCTGCCGTTCTTTCAACCATTTCGCGCGGTGACACGAGCGAATGTCACCGGCGATGCCATTAAGCGGAGAACAGGTTTAGCGTACAGGGCGTTTTACAAAGAAACCAGTTCCCAATTAGCATAGTAgtgcaaattaattctgcGAGGGTGATatgaatatttacaataatctAGAATAATTACAGTTTGGTCATTACAGTCGTTGAACAGCATCTGATTAtcgaatgaaaaatgatatcgATTTTTCAAGCCCGACTCGACTGATCCTTCAACTTGATGCTAACCGAGAATTTCGTTCGATAATTAGGCAAATCGGAATGCGCGATATAAAATACGCATGTTTGGTATCATTAGCGCTTTTCATTAGCGTGATTATCGTCATCGAGATGCGTTCTCCAGCCTCTCTCAAAACGCGATGGTCATTGGACATCCATCCTCTATTAATAGACGATTACGGTTCAAGAGGTGTGCGCGTGCATCAAGGTGCAAGAGATGCCGATCTAGATCGCGCGGAGATTTCTAAACGCCCATGCACGCGCTCCATGTACGGCGATCCTTGATcctgcaattaataattaatcaagctACCGGTCGTTTGTCATAAAAGTTTCAGCATATGGATCTTCACCCACACGCACGAGCTACGGGGCTGACTATGGTGTACAGGGAACAAGGTCGTTATACAGTGCACTTATGACTATGTTAAATGCAATCGTAAGAGTAATCGTTCGATTCGCTTGATGCGGGGAATGCGCTAGAGATACGATGGACCGTTTGCGTTTACTCTATTGCGGAATGTGGCATGCTCggtatttaaaattaagtaCACGATTTCCATTTAAATATCTGAAATCTTGCTGTAATTTCATTCCTCAAGGTACAACAATTTCAGTCATAAATTCTAAAAAACATTGATCATTGATGATTCGCGCGTTATCATTCTGAAAATCGCGCtgcaattatttatagtattgctgcaataattttatatgatagtttttatatttttatatacagatgAAACATTTGGAATAATTGAGATATTGGAAAAATCTTATTTGCAGTCTCACATGAGTCATTCACACGAGACCGTGCTTCGTCGTCAGTGTTTATTAAGGTTCCACTAAGCGCTGATAACAGAACGTAATTGATTTGCTACGCAACACCGTAAATTATCGTATATCGCTGCATGATGGAGGCCTGGTCGCGTCTCTAAATACGCGATGAAAGGCGTGTAAATTAATAGAGCGATATAATCGCGGACAACGCGCGAATAGCACTTTGGAATGTTCCATTGGGTATCCGGTGGCAATTATCATGTTTAATTGTGCACGCTATCCTGGGGATTTTTTCCCCGATAGCATAGTGTTTACGTCGCACGCGCACCGTTTTCATGTTGCAATCAATTTCATGTTGAAATTATCGCCGATACGAACCTGTCGATGCGGGACAGAACAATACGAGTGTCCGCGATTCGCGCGACTTTAGCACGCCACGCGTCCAagtcgcgatatcgcgcgactgaatattttatcgtacGTTTTTgacgttaaaaaataaaacgcggAATATGCGATACGAGCAGGATTGGAAGAATCGGTGCAAAAAGTAATTAGGTAAATCGAATTGCACGCTCGCTCTGTTGGCGTTTATCAATCAGCCTTGGTGCTTTTTAGGGTGCTGAGATCCGTGATACCGGAAAGCAAGCAAAGCAAAAACGGAAACGTAACATGGTACACGGGTACAATATTGTGGCGATTCAATTGTTCATGCGTGACTAAGTGAGCTGCATGTTTAATCCTTTTCTTCGGAAAGCTGCGAACCCGGTAGACCGGTAGTACGATGACTAATAGATAATTCCAAGTATTCTTTGTCAATTGACTGACGAAggctaattaatttaaatggatTAACATTTAGTTCTCATATATTTCCGCGCGCATGCAACCGCACGTACGGTCAGCTTAGTttgtaataaatgcattgaGCATCCCTATTTATAAATCTGATATGCATTAGAAGATCAGAAACGCGAATCTGTCGCGTGACGGCAGAGCGATAAGAGAATCGTTAATCTCTCGAAGAAACGCTGACAAGGTCTTTCCACAAtcgcaatatttaaaaaaaggcgTATAATTGCCCCACTTAATTGCGATTATTAATTCCTACGATAATTTGATAGGCGTGTTCTCAAACGCTAATATATCGATCGCACTGGCAATATCGATGACAAGTCCGATAAGCCTCCGTACGCACACGTCACGTCACTTTGAAAAAACGTTACGCATACGTTGAATCCTAACGGAATCTTACCAGCAGTTGCATTACGTGTGCTCTCTACAATTTTGCTCCAAAGTCTACAATTTTTTTGTAGACTTTGGAGCAAAATTCTGAGCGAGTCGCGTTAGTGCGTTtagtaaacattttattgtaaatcatACATGATATGTTGTGAATCgtttgcctctctctctctctctcgtttgcAATGGAACAATGGAGGCATCAGAATCGCATTCGCGATATTCATTGGTCGTAAATCTAAAGACgcaaagaaaggaaaagaaaatctcAGCTTTCCTGAACGTCACAACGATTTTGATCGTTGCAATTTCAGCTTTTGCGGATGTATACGATGCATGTACGCAAAATCTactaaaatactaaaattcATTGCTTTTTATCGCACTAGATTGCTGATGACTGCAAATGGAATTCTTATTCCCATTTTGCAAATGAAATTTCTCTTAAAAAGCACTCTCAAACTTCGAGTTTTGTGACAAGCGTCACATCGAAAATGATTAAGATTCACGCGTATGACtttaaatcctttttttaacttCAAGtttaatttagattaaaaaaaaacattctcttcgttttttattttcgatcaagatctttattttttacacataGTGGTCTGCATATAACGATGCGATTGTGCAATCACGGTTTTTTCTGCGGAACTTGTTGCCCGCTTTAATGATCGCTATTATACatcgttaaatattcatttactGTCTGTTCTATCCTTATTTTTTCTGACCCAGAATACATTTTTCTTGCCCAGAGTAAAAGATGTATCCAATAAAATATACGATGCCGATTCAATGCACATTCAATACTGCCTTCGGCATTTCCGCAGTCTCGTGGGCGCGCACTTCGCTCCCGGCAGCAggcaagaaagagaaacaccTCCgttcataaaaatgtatacgcatagaattttcatattaattaacagtGTCTAACAATGTAGCTTATCATCGATATAGCCGATATGCAAGAATACATTTCcatttaattcatattttattatttcattataaatagGTGGAAATCGGAGatttgaaataaaagtttaattatatgcaaataattagtgtaaaatataaaatagaaacaaaGGTCATATTTTCAGAACGCACTTACGACGGTAAAAGCGCCTCTAAAAGTGGCTTAAAAACCATGTGATTGGCTGAGAAGGCGCTTTGTCATTGTAAACATGTTCTAAATATGggttaaaattatgtaaattatgtaaattaatagttgtaaCATACAGGGTGGCTCACATAACTCTTACCAACTCGATTTCTTATATTCGTCCCGTTTGTGTAGTAGTTTTAACGATTATGCTACAATACTtcgaaaatcttttttctctttctttcttgctcgcccgctcgctccCGCGAACATCAAAAGATTTATTCTAACAGTGTTGTTTGGAAACAGATCTGTTAGCGGACACTTTTCATACGCTTGCCTTCAGTGGAATAATGTCTGGCTGATCTCCAGCATTGTCTGTCGTTATACAAATAGCATATTCGGTTTTATAtctattgaatatttattatattgatacATATCACTGTCATCATTATTAACAATGAGTTTAGCAATCGTGAGTGCAATAATTGTGGGAGCAACGACGTTAATATGTTGTCCATTTATTCGGCAACTTTGTGAAGCGATCGAAAATGTGCAATCTGAAAagagcaaattaaaaaatgatattaatagtaagttttatatagttttataatatctattttgCAAGTTTTACATTGTCTAGTTTAAAGATAATTTGCATAGACAATTGCATAGACCACGCGCATAGTTGGTCAGCGATTCaggaacaatttattttttattataaaataataaaataataatacaaatacttaataaaagaattacgttttttattatttagctgAAAATTGCGTTACAAACGCGAATACAAATTCATCAGCAAAAAGTGAACAAGTTCAGCAAAATGTTCCCATAAAACCACCTCGCGTGTTTAAACTATCGTGCGAAAAAGGAGAATCCATGACAATGTGTAAGGAAAAGAATTTTCCTCCAGAATTTAGAGTAAATTGCGATCCGACATCGTACGACAATGGCAGGTGagacatattatataatttaattaatattaatattacataatttggTATTGACAGTTTTTCATCGTACAAAATTATTGTGTAACATTTATCGATCAATTTACTTCTGCAGaagtatttctcttttttgccaaattttgttataatctTGTAGGCGAGAGATTTGTTGAAGTAACAGAAActtaaattgttaataataatagattgtTGAAACTTGTTGATCAAGTGTTTGCAATAACGACCGCCGTAATAAGCTATCTGGAATCGCGCGAGGAAGCAGGGTTGCAAGCAGtaacaacatttttaaaaagtcATTCCAGTTCGTTACCGGTCAGCAACGAGCTGCAGAAGCAGACACCGGTCTCCGGAATCGTTATTGATTCATCAAAATCAGTATCCCAGATTCCAGAGTTGGAGGTGCCAACAATATCTATAACAGGATCTAAGACaaacttgaaaaatttgcaaaataattacagGTTGGATTATGATTTACTATTTTCATAAcaacttaattattttacttaactatttaattatttaacttaactatttaattatttaatttttccgaTTAATCATggtatttcatattataaattattaaattttattagcaGCCTTGCTAACCATGCGGTGATTGAGGATAATGAAATCGATTATTTACAACTGCCTACGCATACAAAGTTCGCACAGGATATGAAATCGAAAGAAAAGGATCGAAATTATATGCAATCGACATTGAAAATTGATtccaaaagtaaaaaaaagaacacatTGTTTAAAAAGTTGCGAAAATGTGTTCAACCATTGTCTACGAAATTTCGACAATATTTCTGTCGCAAAAGACAGAAGCAAGAAAAATGTTGAACAAaatgaaatgtttaaataaattttatatttagttgaTCAGAACGTTCCTTCGAATgtttaacttttctttttatctctgAAAACTCTGAAGGAACTTTCCTATCAATCTGATCAAATGTTGCTAAGAATTTATCAGAAATTTGTAAGGCCGTGAACCTTTCAAAACTATTCCGATCAAAATCGAATCCAGAACGATGCGGCAACGTTTTgtgttatataacattatgCAGACTTACTTTGAGAATAAATAATCTcaaatgtaagaaaatatcGTTGTACAATCTCTTTGTATATTATCGAAAAACTAATATACGATCTTTCCAAGTCTTTTTCTTGTCATGATTTTTTGCCTTTTATcactataattacatttaaaaccGCAAATTTGTGCAAAAAAGAGGATCatgtttttaaatcaatttgatttgttaa
This region includes:
- the LOC105279024 gene encoding uncharacterized protein LOC105279024 isoform X2 codes for the protein MSLAIVSAIIVGATTLICCPFIRQLCEAIENVQSEKSKLKNDINTENCVTNANTNSSAKSEQVQQNVPIKPPRVFKLSCEKGESMTMCKEKNFPPEFRVNCDPTSYDNGRLLKLVDQVFAITTAVISYLESREEAGLQAVTTFLKSHSSSLPVSNELQKQTPVSGIVIDSSKSVSQIPELEVPTISITGSKTNLKNLQNNYSLANHAVIEDNEIDYLQLPTHTKFAQDMKSKEKDRNYMQSTLKIDSKSKKKNTLFKKLRKCVQPLSTKFRQYFCRKRQKQEKC
- the LOC105279024 gene encoding uncharacterized protein LOC105279024 isoform X1, which gives rise to MSLAIVSAIIVGATTLICCPFIRQLCEAIENVQSEKSKLKNDINTENCVTNANTNSSAKSEQVQQNVPIKPPRVFKLSCEKGESMTMCKEKNFPPEFRVNCDPTSYDNGRLLKLVDQVFAITTAVISYLESREEAGLQAVTTFLKSHSSSLPVSNELQKQTPVSGIVIDSSKSVSQIPELEVPTISITGSKTNLKNLQNNYSSLANHAVIEDNEIDYLQLPTHTKFAQDMKSKEKDRNYMQSTLKIDSKSKKKNTLFKKLRKCVQPLSTKFRQYFCRKRQKQEKC
- the LOC105279024 gene encoding uncharacterized protein LOC105279024 isoform X3, with the protein product MSLAIVSAIIVGATTLICCPFIRQLCEAIENVQSEKSKLKNDINTENCVTNANTNSSAKSEQVQQNVPIKPPRVFKLSCEKGESMTMCKEKNFPPEFRVNCDPTSYDNGSHSSSLPVSNELQKQTPVSGIVIDSSKSVSQIPELEVPTISITGSKTNLKNLQNNYSSLANHAVIEDNEIDYLQLPTHTKFAQDMKSKEKDRNYMQSTLKIDSKSKKKNTLFKKLRKCVQPLSTKFRQYFCRKRQKQEKC